The genomic stretch AAACTTCGGGCCTTTCTTAAAAACTCCCCCCAACGGACAACCCGATTGCACATGGTGCAAGGATTCGGTGTTTCCCCGCTTAGGTAAGAATTTGTAAAGTAATCGATGACATTTTCCTCAAAAATTGCGCGAAAGTTTAAGACATAATGAGGTATTCCCAATTGATGGGCTACCCGACGGGCATCATCTATGGCTGTAATGGAGCAGCAGCCTCCCACATCGTCCGGGCCTCCCGAGGGCATGGTTTGCAGGGTTATCCCGATGACATCATAGCCCTTTTCCTTAAGCAAAGCGGCGGCCATGGAACTATCCACACCGCCGCTCATGCCCACCACTACCTTCTTCTTTTCGGTAAGTGTCATTTCATCTTCATCCTTATGCCTTTTGATGTTTCTCGTGATAATCTTTAATGGCTTCATGTAGCGCATCAGCAGCTAAGTTCGAGCAGTGCATCTTCGCCGGAGGAAGTCCATCAAGGGCTTCAGCAACAGCTGCGTTAGTGATTTGCAGAGCTTCTTCAATGGTTTTACCTTTTACCATTTCGGTCACCATACTACTGGTGGCTACCGCTGCCCCGCAGCCAAAGGTCTTAAATTTCACGTCTTTAATAATATCGCCTTCGACATCTAAATAAATACGCATAATGTCGCCACATTTAGCATTACCCACTTCACCGACACCGTCAGCATTTTCTATTTCGCCTACATTACGTGGATTCGTAAAATGATCCATTACTTTTTCAGAATACATATCTCTTCACTCCTTATTATTGCGCTTGCGCGTGACTACATTGCCCATGTTTGACTTTATCATAAAGGGGGGACATCATCCGTAAACGATCGACAATCTTAGGTAACTGCTCGAGGACATAATCCACATCTTCTTCCGTGTTCTGATGTCCAAAGGAAAAACGTAAGGATCCATGAGCAATTTCGTGAGTTAATCCCATCGCCAATAAAACATGGGAAGGATCCAGAGATCCTGAGGTACAGGCCGAGCCACTCGAAACGGCAATGCCCATCATATCAAGACTGAGAAGCAGTGCTTCTCCTTCCACGAATTGAATACTCACATTCAAATTACCGGGAAGACGGTTCTCCCCACGGGGTCCATTCAATTTAACATGATCAATCTTTTCCATAATACCTGCAAGAAGCTTATCCCGTAGCTGGCCTTGTCGTATTCCTTCGGCTTCCATCCGCTCGGCAGCCAGATCACAGGCTTTTCCAAACCCAATGATTCCGGGAGTATTCTCCGTACCCGAACGTCGTTTCTTTTCCTGTCCGCCTCCATAGATTCGAGGTACAACCCTTACTCCTCTGCGAATAAAGAGAGCTCCTACCCCTTTGGGTCCATAGATTTTGTGACTGGATACGGTCATAAGGTCAACATTCATTGACTTCACATTAATCGGAATCTTACCAAAGGATTGGACAGCATCCACATGGAAGATAATGCCCTTTTCTCGAGCGAGCTTACCGATCTCGGCAATCGGTTGAATGGTTCCCACTTCATTATTGGCATGCATTATTGAAATCAATATTGTATCGGGACGGATAGCCTTTTCAACTTCCGCAACCGAGATTAATCCTTCTTCGTCTACAGGAACGACGGTGAGTTCATACCCATTCTTTGCTAAAAATTCACAGGCTTCTAAGACTGCGTGATGTTCTACAGCTGAAGTAATGATGTGTTTTCCTTTTTTACTTTGTGCCTCAGCTGCACCGAGGATCGCAAGGTTGTCTGCTTCCGTACCACCGCTAGTGAAGGTGATCTCAGACGGTTCAGCACCGAGGAGCTTGGCTACAGAATCACGTGCGTTTTCTAAGGCAGCTTTAGTTTCCCGTCCAAAGCTATGAACACTGGAAGGGTTTCCGTATTGTTCAGTGTAATAGATCATCATCAGCTTGGCAACTTCAGGATCGACCGGAGTTGTTGCGCTATGGTCAAGATATACTCTCCGCATTGTTGTTCCTCCTAAGTAAACTTGTTTTATTGATTTACTCTGATGAAAGGTATGTTAAAATGGATCTCAATCAGGATTGGCAATAGAGCTCATTGTTTGAGGATCCTTCACTAGATCAGCTAAGGTGATGGAATCCAAGACATCCTCGATTGGGTCACGAACCTTCTCCCGAAGGGTTCGAGTCACACAGTAGTCTGACTTCTGACAGCACTCTGAATCTCCACCAGACTCGCACTCTACCGCTGCAATAGGCCCCTCTAAAACCCTAATGATATCGCCAATTCTAATTTTCTCTGTCTTCTTACCTAAGACATATCCACCCTGTGCTCCTCGAATACTCTTCACCAACCCAGCTTTTCTAAGCCCTGATATTAGTTGTTCGAGATAGTGTTCAGATAGTCCCTGTCGATCAGCGATACTTTTTAGAGAAATCGGACCTTCTCCTGAATTTAAAGCTAGATCAACCATGGCCGTGAGGCCATAGCGGCCTTTTGTAGAAAGCTTCAAATCCCCAACTCCTTTTCAGCGGTTCTTATAGTCCGCTAAGCTCAACTATTGTCACTTATTCTTTTCATCTATATCTTATAAAAACACTCGGGATTTGTCAATATAAACCCGACCATTTTGCTGAGGATTTTTTCTAATTTAATCTCTTTTATCTCTGGTTATTTCGATTTATCATCGTGTTCATAGGAATAAATTATCAAACAATCTTTGCTCACAATTTCTGAGTGATTAGCATCTTTCATGAATTTTTAGATCCTAGCGCTCTTTGGATTAGAAATCTACTTTGATTCATTTAAAAATCTAAGTATACTAAGATTAGTTCATCTAGCCACAAAAATTCCCGTGGCTCATTAATAAACCTAATATACAAACCTATTGATTTTCGTTTCAGAAAGGAATTGTTTCCTCATGGATCTATTTTCTGTTTCCTTCAACCCCCATCAAGTGGCACCTCTAGCTGAGCGAATGCGCCCTCGTTCCCTTGATGAATATATCGGGCAATCCGAGATTATAGGACCGGGCAAACTCCTGCGCCGAGCTATCGAAGCCGACCGGGTCACCTCTCTTATTCTTTACGGACCTCCCGGAACAGGGAAGACCTCGCTGGCTCAAGTCATTGCCAACACCACAGCTGCCAGCTTTGTGCGCATCAATGCGGTATCCTCCGGAGTCAAGGACATTCGCGAAATCATTCAAGCGGCCACAGAGCAGCTTCATCTTTACGGCAAAAAGACGCTGGTATTTTGTGATGAGGTCCACCGTTTTAACAAGGGGCAACAAGATGCTCTACTCCCAGCCGTGGAAAACGGAACGATTACCTTTATCGGGGCCACAACAGAAAATCCTTTTTTCGAATTGAACTCCGCACTTTTAAGTCGCTCGACCTTATTTCGTCTGCAAACACTGACTGAAGAGGAGATACGCTCGGGTTTAAAACAAGCCTTAGAGGATAAAGAGCGCGGACTGGGAGACTATACTGTCGATATTGCACCGGAGGCCTGGGAGCATTGGCTAAATTATGCAAATGGAGATCTACGCCGAGCCTTGAATGCTCTAGAGCTTGCCGTGCTGACCACCCCCCCTGAACAAGGAATACGTCATATTTCTCTGGGAGTAGCAGAAGAATCCATTCAACAACGCGCCATGCGCTTCGATAAGGATGGAGATAATCACTATGATATTATCTCTGCTTTTATCAAGAGCATGCGTGGCTCCGATCCGGATGCTGCCCTCTATTGGTTAGCCGTTCTTCTGGAATCTGGAGAGGACCCTCGCTTTATTGTCCGCCGCATTCTCATACAAGCCTCTGAGGACGTGGGATTAGCAGACCCCATGGTCATGCTGCAGGCTCAAGCTGCAGCTAACGCCTTGGAATGGTTGGGGCTCCCTGAAGCTAGAATTCCCATCGCCCAAGCCGTATTAGCCCTAACCACTGCACCGAAAAGCAATAGCGCCTACACAGCCATCGATTCTGCCTTAAACTATGTACGCACCCATCCTACCGCCCCGGTTCCAGAACATCTCCGCGATGCTCATTATCCTGGTGCAAAAAAGTTGGGACATGGTAAAGACTATCTTTACCCCCACGCCTACCCTGGCCATTGGGTAGAACAGTCTTATCTACCTGAAGGAATCCAAGGAGAAGCCTTCTTCACTCCTTCAGGAATCGGCAAAGATATAGGTAATCGAGGGAAATAAAATCAATAGGGAGAGCCGTAAAACTACTTAGTAGTTAACGGCTCTCCCTTGATCTTTACTTAGTGTGACGCTGTGTGGTGCTGTATAGTGCTACTTATTAAGCGTGCTTTTCCAGCATTTTTACCAAATCGGCTTTACCACGGAAGCCTACGGATTGTTCAACAAGCTCTCCGTTTTTGAAAATCGCTAAGGTTGGGATGCTCATGACCTTATATTGTCCCGAAACTGCCGGTTGCTCATCCACATTCACCTTGCCAACTGTAACTTTTCCTAAATATTCATTGGCTAATTCTTCAATGACTGGGGCAACCATGCGACAGGGACCACACCAAGCAGCCCAGAAGTCAACTAAGACGGGTTCTTTTGATCCCAAAACATCTGAACTCCAATTTTCTGCTGTAAAGGTTTTTACATTTTCGCCTGCCATAAAATGTCCCTCCTCGAAATTTGTTGGATTACACAGGGGTTGTATAGAATTTAATGGACTACTTCATGAATTTCGCTAAGACAGAAACGAGCTCTTCGACCGATTCATCCTGACGATTTTCTTCCACGGCTCTCATCAGACATTCCCGTGAATGACTTTCGACAATTAACACCCCAACTTTATTGATGGCCGCACGCACAGCTGCGATTTGGATTAAAATATCTACACAATATTTATCCTGATCCACCATTCGTTGGAGTCCCTTGACCTGTCCTTCAATTTTCTTCAACCGTCGCAAAACGTCTTCTTTGGGCGCATTATCCGACTTTACCTGCACTACACGTTCCCCTCCTAAATACCCATAGGGGGTACCAATAATTCTATTATAATAAGAATCATTTCCCATGTCAAAGATTTTTCTATTAATAATTTAGATGGAGTTCATTACTAAATCTGATGCCTTATTATTTTGCTTTACTCGGGAGAATATCCGTCTTAATATGCAATTCTTTTAATTGCTTGTCATCCACTGAGGATGGAGCCTGGATCATGAGGTCAGATGCACTTTGGGTCTTAGGGAAAGCGATGACATCACGGATATTATCCTTACCGGTTAAGAGCATGGTCAACCGATCTAAGCCAAAGGCAATTCCGCCATGGGGTGGTGTTCCATATTCGAAGGCGTCTAACAAGTAACCGAATTTAGCTTTGGCTTCTTCAGGGGTCAGTCCTAAGAGATCGAACATCTGCTCTTGGACATCTCTTTGATGAATCCGGATGCTTCCTCCACCCAATTCGATCCCGTTTAAGACCATATCATAGGCCTTAGCTCTAGCCTTACCGGGCTCAGTCTTTAAGAGAGCAATATCCTCTGCCATGGGCGCAGTAAAGGGGTGATGGATAGCCACAAAGCGCTTATCCTCTTCATCCCACTCGAGAAGGGGGAATTCTGTAACCCAGAGGAAATTCAAGGCGTCTTCTGCTATGAGACCCAAACGTTTTCCTAATTCCAATCTCAGGTGACCCAGGGCATCGGCAACCACGTTCTCTTGATCGGCCACAAAGAAGAGGATGTCCCCTGTCTCTCCTTTTAGCTTTGCGATTAGGTCATTGAGTTGTTCTTCTGTAAAGAATTTAGCGATGGGGGATTTGATACCCTCCTCTCCTAAGACGATATAGGCCAGTCCCTTGGCGCCATAGATGCTCACGTATTGCACTAAGCCATCCAGTTCCCGACGTGGCATGCCTGCACAGCCTTTAGCGCAGAGACCCTTTACTCGTCCGCCTTTGGCCAAGGTGTCTGTAAAGACCTTAAAGTTAGAATCCTTAACACACTCGGCCACGTCCACCATTTCCATACCAAAACGGATATCGGGTTTATCGGAGCCATACAGTTCCATAGCTTCTTTATACGTTATCCGTGGGAAAGGACGGGGCACTTCTCGACCTGTCGTTTCTTTAAAAATGCGAACCATGAGTTCTTCCATCATGGGTAGGATGTCTTCTACTTCGACAAAGGACATTTCTACGTCCAGCTGAGTGAATTCCGGTTGACGGTCCGCCCGTAAATCTTCATCGCGGAAGCAACGAGCGATTTGGAAGTACTTCTCCATCCCCGAGACCATGAGAAGCTGCTTGAAAATCTGGGGAGATTGAGGCAAGGCATAGAATTCCCCCGGGTGAACCCGGCTGGGAACCAGATAATCTCTAGCTCCTTCTGGGGAAGATTTTATCAACACCGGCGTCTCGATTTCGTAGAAGCCTTGGCAATCGAAGAAATTTCGCATAATTTGGGTCACCTGATGGCGGATTTTGAACACCTTTTGCATTTCCGGACGTCGTAAGTCTAAGTAGCGATACTTGAGACGGACCATTTCGTCTACATCGACATCATCCTGAATATAGAAAGGAGGAGTTTTCGCTCCATTTAGTATATCCAGAGATTCTGCGACAACCTCGATTTCTCCTGTCTCTAGATTGGGGTTTGCTGAACCCTCAGGACGCAAGCGAACTTTGCCTTGGATGGATACTACATATTCTGAACGTATACGTTCCGCCGCAGCAAATTCAGGCATATCGGGATTGAATACAACTTGGACAAAGCCTGAACGATCCCGGAGGTCCACAAAGATGACTCCCCCATGGTCACGACGGCGTTGTACCCAGCCTAAAAGATGAATTACCTCTCCTGCATGGGTTCGTCTTAAGCTTCCTGCTTCTGTTCGATCAGATAATAAGGTCATTGGTTGCCATCCTCCTTATATTGCTTCAACACTTGCTCTTCAAATTCTTTGAGGGTGAGTTCTTCCTGCTCTCCTAATCTGAGATTGCGCAAAATGATGATTCCTTTACTGAGTTCCTCTTCCCCAAGAATACCCGCATACTTCGCTTGCACTCGGTCCGCAGCCTTCAGCTGAGCTTTGAGACTCCGACCTAGAAGGTCGATGCTTACAGGCAGGCCTTTCTTACGCAAACGACTGATGATGGCAAAGCCTTCACTTTGAGCCTTTTCGCCCAGAGCCACAAGCATTAAAAATTCTTTTTTGTCTTCATCTTGATGTTCTTGCGAGAGCTTCAGAGCAGCAAGAACTCGTTCCATCCCCATGGCGAAACCTATTCCGGGTGTTTGAGGTCCGCCAACCTCTTGAACTAGCCCATCATAGCGGCCACCGCCGCAGATTGCACTTTGAGCGCCAATATCCTCTACCAAAACCTCAAAAGCCGTCTTCCGATAATAATCT from Desulfitobacterium dichloroeliminans LMG P-21439 encodes the following:
- the nifU gene encoding Fe-S cluster assembly scaffold protein NifU; protein product: MYSEKVMDHFTNPRNVGEIENADGVGEVGNAKCGDIMRIYLDVEGDIIKDVKFKTFGCGAAVATSSMVTEMVKGKTIEEALQITNAAVAEALDGLPPAKMHCSNLAADALHEAIKDYHEKHQKA
- the nifS gene encoding cysteine desulfurase NifS is translated as MRRVYLDHSATTPVDPEVAKLMMIYYTEQYGNPSSVHSFGRETKAALENARDSVAKLLGAEPSEITFTSGGTEADNLAILGAAEAQSKKGKHIITSAVEHHAVLEACEFLAKNGYELTVVPVDEEGLISVAEVEKAIRPDTILISIMHANNEVGTIQPIAEIGKLAREKGIIFHVDAVQSFGKIPINVKSMNVDLMTVSSHKIYGPKGVGALFIRRGVRVVPRIYGGGQEKKRRSGTENTPGIIGFGKACDLAAERMEAEGIRQGQLRDKLLAGIMEKIDHVKLNGPRGENRLPGNLNVSIQFVEGEALLLSLDMMGIAVSSGSACTSGSLDPSHVLLAMGLTHEIAHGSLRFSFGHQNTEEDVDYVLEQLPKIVDRLRMMSPLYDKVKHGQCSHAQAQ
- a CDS encoding RrF2 family transcriptional regulator, whose amino-acid sequence is MKLSTKGRYGLTAMVDLALNSGEGPISLKSIADRQGLSEHYLEQLISGLRKAGLVKSIRGAQGGYVLGKKTEKIRIGDIIRVLEGPIAAVECESGGDSECCQKSDYCVTRTLREKVRDPIEDVLDSITLADLVKDPQTMSSIANPD
- a CDS encoding replication-associated recombination protein A; this translates as MDLFSVSFNPHQVAPLAERMRPRSLDEYIGQSEIIGPGKLLRRAIEADRVTSLILYGPPGTGKTSLAQVIANTTAASFVRINAVSSGVKDIREIIQAATEQLHLYGKKTLVFCDEVHRFNKGQQDALLPAVENGTITFIGATTENPFFELNSALLSRSTLFRLQTLTEEEIRSGLKQALEDKERGLGDYTVDIAPEAWEHWLNYANGDLRRALNALELAVLTTPPEQGIRHISLGVAEESIQQRAMRFDKDGDNHYDIISAFIKSMRGSDPDAALYWLAVLLESGEDPRFIVRRILIQASEDVGLADPMVMLQAQAAANALEWLGLPEARIPIAQAVLALTTAPKSNSAYTAIDSALNYVRTHPTAPVPEHLRDAHYPGAKKLGHGKDYLYPHAYPGHWVEQSYLPEGIQGEAFFTPSGIGKDIGNRGK
- the trxA gene encoding thioredoxin is translated as MAGENVKTFTAENWSSDVLGSKEPVLVDFWAAWCGPCRMVAPVIEELANEYLGKVTVGKVNVDEQPAVSGQYKVMSIPTLAIFKNGELVEQSVGFRGKADLVKMLEKHA
- a CDS encoding metal-sensitive transcriptional regulator — encoded protein: MQVKSDNAPKEDVLRRLKKIEGQVKGLQRMVDQDKYCVDILIQIAAVRAAINKVGVLIVESHSRECLMRAVEENRQDESVEELVSVLAKFMK
- the aspS gene encoding aspartate--tRNA ligase, with amino-acid sequence MTLLSDRTEAGSLRRTHAGEVIHLLGWVQRRRDHGGVIFVDLRDRSGFVQVVFNPDMPEFAAAERIRSEYVVSIQGKVRLRPEGSANPNLETGEIEVVAESLDILNGAKTPPFYIQDDVDVDEMVRLKYRYLDLRRPEMQKVFKIRHQVTQIMRNFFDCQGFYEIETPVLIKSSPEGARDYLVPSRVHPGEFYALPQSPQIFKQLLMVSGMEKYFQIARCFRDEDLRADRQPEFTQLDVEMSFVEVEDILPMMEELMVRIFKETTGREVPRPFPRITYKEAMELYGSDKPDIRFGMEMVDVAECVKDSNFKVFTDTLAKGGRVKGLCAKGCAGMPRRELDGLVQYVSIYGAKGLAYIVLGEEGIKSPIAKFFTEEQLNDLIAKLKGETGDILFFVADQENVVADALGHLRLELGKRLGLIAEDALNFLWVTEFPLLEWDEEDKRFVAIHHPFTAPMAEDIALLKTEPGKARAKAYDMVLNGIELGGGSIRIHQRDVQEQMFDLLGLTPEEAKAKFGYLLDAFEYGTPPHGGIAFGLDRLTMLLTGKDNIRDVIAFPKTQSASDLMIQAPSSVDDKQLKELHIKTDILPSKAK